One Epinephelus fuscoguttatus linkage group LG10, E.fuscoguttatus.final_Chr_v1 genomic window carries:
- the ppat gene encoding amidophosphoribosyltransferase, translated as MEFEESGIGEECGVFGCVAAGEWPTQLEVAQVLTLGLVALQHRGQESAGIVTSNGASPPTYTTHKGMGLVSTAFPPEALLKLRYGNLGICHTRYSTTGISELQNCQPFVVDTLHGRIAVAHNGELVNAHALRKKVMRHGVGLSTSSDSELITQLLALTPPMEERDAPDWVARIKNLMTETPTSYSLLVMFKDVIYAVRDPYGNRPLCIGRLVPISKLHSSAEEEDTEGWVVSSESCSFQSIGAKYYREVLPGEIVQISKHGVKSLSVVPRPEGDLPAFCIFEYVYFARPDSIFEGQMVYTVRQRCGRQLAIEAPTEADVVSTVPESATPAALGYAQQSGLPYIEVLCKNRYVGRTFIQPNTRLRQLGVAKKFGALTDNFAGKRVVLIDDSIVRGNTISPIIRLLKEAGATEVHIRVASPPIRYPCYMGINIPTKEELIANKPEFQDIAGYIGAASVQYLTVEGLVSAVQEGIASFQKDEVISSSNKSSKRVGHCTACLTGKYPVELEW; from the exons ATGGAGTTTGAGGAGTCCGGTATCGGGGAGGAGTGCGGGGTGTTCGGGTGTGTGGCGGCCGGAGAGTGGCCCACACAGCTGGAGGTGGCTCAGGTCTTGACCCTGGGGCTGGTGGCGTTACAGCACAG GGGTCAGGAAAGTGCCGGGATTGTCACAAGTAATGGAGCCAGTCCGCCTACATACACAACCCACAAG ggaATGGGATTAGTGAGCACAGCTTTCCCACCCGAGGCTCTTCTGAAACTGCGCTATGGTAACCTCGGCATTTGTCACACACGCTATTCAACTACTGGGATTTCAGAGCTTCAGAACTGCCAGCCCTTTGTTGTGGATACACTGCATGGCAGGATTGCCGTGGCACACAATGGAGAGCTTGTTAATGCTCATGCCCTGCGGAAAAAG GTCATGCGTCACGGTGTGGGCCTCTCCACCAGCTCAGACAGCGAGCTCATCACCCAACTGCTGGCACTGACTCCACCTATGGAGGAGCGGGATGCACCAGATTGGGTTGCCAG aATCAAGAATCTGATGACCGAGACCCCAACATCCTACTCGCTGTTGGTGATGTTTAAAGATGTTATCTATGCTGTGCGTGACCCATACGGAAATCGCCCCCTCTGCATCGGACGGCTTGTTCCCATCTCTAAACTGCACAGTTCAG CCGAAGAGGAGGACACCGAGGGTTGGGTTGTGTCATCAGAGTCCTGCAGCTTTCAGTCCATCGGTGCCAA GTATTACAGAGAGGTGTTACCAGGAGAGATAGTCCAGATATCCAAGCACGGAGTCAAGTCTCTGAGTGTTGTCCCTCGCCCTGAGGGAGACCTCCCTGCCTTCTGCATATTTGAATATGTTTACTTCGCCAGACCAGACTCCATTTTTGAAG GGCAGATGGTCTACACTGTCAGGCAGCGCTGTGGTCGGCAGTTAGCTATCGAGGCGCCAACAGAAGCAGACGTGGTCAGCACTGTGCCAGAGTCTGCGACCCCTGCTGCCCTGGGCTACGCTCAGCAG TCTGGGCTGCCATATATAGAGGTTCTGTGTAAGAACCGCTATGTCGGGAGAACATTTATTCAGCCGAACACCCGCTTGAGGCAGCTGGGAGTTGCCAAGAAGTTTGGGGCTTTGACGGACAACTTTGCTGGGAAAAGAGTGGTGCTGATTGATGACTCCATCGTCAGAGGCAACACCATCTCCCCCATTATAAGACTGCTGAAGGAAGCTGGTGCAACTGAG GTTCATATCAGGGTTGCCTCTCCACCGATCAGATACCCATGCTACATGGGGATCAATATTCCAACCAAAGAGGAGCTCATCGCCAACAAGCCTGAGTTTCAAGACATTGCTGGATACATTG GTGCTGCCAGTGTTCAGTATCTGACCGTGGAGGGCCTGGTATCAGCTGTTCAGGAGGGCATCGCCTCCTTCCAGAAGGACGAGGTGATCAGCTCCAGTAACAAGTCCAGTAAGAGAGTGGGCCACTGCACTGCCTGTCTGACTGGGAAATATCCAGTGGAGCTGGAGTGGTAA
- the paics gene encoding multifunctional protein ADE2 isoform X1 yields the protein MERGAERQRGGDREVAEEKGSVERQWGEAEVLALMSVWDEVGAQHVAESRTTFELISERLRRLSVVRSWWECQAKCRSLGLQSRKPDAAAGTSANYSPGVDGRPVESWEEEVEDVGNQRGVYPSSVTIPMQEGKCIKSLIHRALPYTASVAEEGGRHWTDDEVRALLCVWADRRIRERLKCTLRNKSIFQEMARQMQRNFGVVRNWKQCRTKYKNLKYDYKTAKSAHAVGGSAAGGPGKYMKFFDEVEAILLDRGLENGTMEMQKRLYDGETGAGRLQTTASENEVVIEIDDDDNSDDYDMDGDVEAKWRATDAHLTLTDPSSSDQFHVVTVSDTGRNWSDQEVRALIQVWSDERVCRQLESSTRKRDIFVQISNRLMQQGIERDWKQCHTKYKNLKYLYRSLQRGKSDEADPRRLMRFYDEVDAIMNRKTNGSSHDTGAADQQADSSRLEVLEGCEENERVDVYLKKTSTVTTGAGAAEDKTCSSDSVSSMCLDGTASTEELRLHGDQQHTLMSASEARVKREEVSSANRRMKRKAVDQDPTVQTPVKKLDTGSDKVEAQCKEEQDPIPIMKINSVCSIASPDPSPEREDCRLVKNPNMASTPELNIGQKLNEGKTKQIFEIVDQPGLVLVQSKDQITAGNAVRKDQMEGKAAIANKTTSCIFKLLQESGIKTAFVKQHSDTAFIAAHCEMIPIEWVCRRVATGSFLKRNPGVKEGYRFSPLKMEMFFKDDANNDPQWSEEQLLAAKFTLAGLTIGQCEVDIMNRSTVAIFEILEKAWATQNCTLVDMKIEFGVNVKTQEIVLADVIDNDSWRLWPAGDRSQQKDKQVYRDLKEVTPEAMQMVKRNFEWVSERVKLLLEPQGSGRVVVLMGSTSDMAHCEKIKKACTSYGIPCILRVTSAHKGPDETLRIKAEYEGDGVPTVFVAVAGRSNGLGPVMSGNTAYPVINCPPLTPDWGAQDVWSSLRMPSGLGCSTILSPEAAAQFAAQIFGLTDHLVWCKLRASMLNTWASLKLADKKLQACSL from the exons atggagagaggagcagagagacaaagaggaggTGATAGGGAGGTGGCAGAGGAAAAAGGCTCGGTGGAGAGGCAGTGGGGGGAGGCAGAGGTGCTGGCTCTCATGTCAGTGTGGGACGAGGTGGGAGCTCAGCACGTAGCTGAGAGCAGAACCACATTCGAGTTGATTTCAGAGCGTCTGAGGAGGCTCAGTGTTGTGCGCAGCTGGTGGGAGTGTCAGGCCAAGTGCAGAAGCCTGGGACTTCAGAGCAGGAAGCCTGACGCAGCAGCAGGCACTTCAGCAAACTACAGCCCAGGAGTGGATGGAAGGCCAGTGGAGAGCTGGGAGGAAGAGGTGGAAGATGTGGGTAATCAAAGAGGAGTCTACCCTTCCTCAGTCACTATCCCAATGCAGGAAGGTAAAT gtaTCAAGAGTCTCATCCATCGGGCTCTCCCTTACACTGCGAGTGTGGCTGAGGAGGGGGGCCGCCACTGGACGGACGACGAGGTGCGGGCACTGTTGTGCGTCTGGGCTGACCGGCGCATTCGAGAGCGCTTGAAGTGCACACTACGCAACAAATCAATCTTCCAGGAGATGGCCCGTCAGATGCAGAGAAACTTTGGGGTGGTGCGCAACTGGAAACAGTGTCGGACTAAATACAAGAACTTGAAATACGATTACAAGACTGCTAAAAGCGCACACGCTGTTGGAGGCAGCGCCGCAGGAGGCCCGGGGAAGTACATGAAGTTCTTCGATGAGGTGGAAGCCATCCTGCTGGACCGGGGACTGGAAAATGGGACCATGGAGATGCAGAAGAGGTTGTATGATGGAGAAACGGGAGCAGGGAGGCTGCAGACAACGGCCTCAGAAAATGAGGTTGTCATTGAAATTGATGATg aTGACAACAGTGATGATTATGACATGGACGGAGACGTGGAAGCAAAATGGAGAGCAACAG ACGCCCATCTGACACTCACAGATCCATCCAGCTCTGACCAGTTCCACGTGGTCACGGTGTCGGACACAGGCCGAAACTGGAGCGACCAGGAGGTGCGAGCGCTCATCCAAGTCTGGTCGGACGAGCGTGTGTGCAGGCAGCTGGAGAGCTCAACTAGAAAGAGAGACATCTTTGTCCAGATCTCCAACAGGTTGATGCAGCAGGGCATTGAACGCGACTGGAAGCAGTGCCACACTAAGTACAAAAACCTCAAGTACCTTTACCGTTCCCTTCAAAGAGGAAAGAGCGACGAAGCCGACCCCAGGCGCCTTATGAGGTTCTATGACGAGGTGGATGCCATTATGAATCGCAAAACAAACGGCTCGTCACATGACACAGGAGCTGCAGATCAACAAGCAGATTCAAGCAGACTTGAGGTGTTGGAGGGCTGTGAGGAGAACGAACGCGTAGATGTCTATTTGAAAAAGACGAGCACAGTGACCACAGGGGCGGGAGCAGCCGAGGACAAAACCTGTAGTTCTGATTCTGTCTCGTCTATGTGCCTTGATGGGACAGCAAGCACTGAAGAGCTGAGGCTGCATGGAGACCAACAGCACACATTAATGA GTGCCTCTGAAGCTCGGGTAAAGAGAGAGGAAGTCTCTTCAGCAAACAGAAGGATGAAGAGGAAAGCTGTGGATCAAG ACCCCACAGTCCAGACACCAGTTAAAAAGCTGGACACTGGCTCTGATAAGGTGGAGGCCCAGTGTAAAGAGGAGCAGGATCCCATCCCGATAATGAAGATCAATTCAGTCTGTTCAATCGCCTCACCCGACCCATCCCCAGAGAGAGAG GACTGTCGGTTGGTAAAGAACCCCAACATGGCCTCCACACCAG AGTTGAACATCGGCCAGAAGCTGAATGAGGGAAAGACAAAGCAGATTTTCGAGATCGTGGACCAGCCCGGACTGGTTCTGGTCCAGTCTAAAGACCAGATCACAGCTGGGAATGCGGTGAGGAAAGACCAGATGGAGGGAAAGGCTGCCATCGCCAACAAAACGACGAGCTGCATATTCAAGCTGCTTCAGGAATCTG GCATTAAGACTGCCTTTGTGAAGCAGCACTCGGACACAGCGTTCATCGCAGCCCACTGTGAGATGATTCCCATCGAGTGGGTTTGTCGCAGAGTCGCAACTGGATCATTCCTCAAGAGGAATCCAGGAGTCAAAGAAGGCTACCGCTTCTCCCCTCTGAAGATGGAGATGTTCTTCAAA GATGATGCCAACAACGACCCCCAGTGgtcagaggagcagctgctggcaGCCAAATTCACTCTGGCCGGACTCACCATCGGTCAGTGCGAGGTGGACATCATGAATCGCAGCACTGTGGCCATCTTTGAGATTCTGGAGAAGGCCTGGGCCACTCAGAACTGCACGCTGGTGGATATGAAG ATCGAGTTTGGCGTGAACGTGAAGACTCAAGAGATCGTCCTCGCCGATGTGATCGACAACGACTCGTGGAGGCTGTGGCCGGCTGGAGATCGAAGCCAGCAGAAAGATAAGCAG GTGTACAGAGACCTGAAAGAAGTTACTCCTGAggcgatgcagatggtgaaGAGGAACTTTGAGTGGGTCTCTGAAAGGGTCAAG CTGCTTCTGGAGCCCCAGGGCAGCGGCAGGGTGGTGGTTTTGATGGGCTCCACCTCAGACATGGCCCACTGTGAGAAAATCAAGAAGGCCTGCACCTCCTACGGGATCCCCTGCATCCTGAGAGTCACCTCTGCACACAAAGGTCCAGATGAGACACTCCGCATCAAAGCAGAATATGAAg GTGACGGCGTACCCACCGTGTTTGTGGCCGTAGCTGGCAGAAGCAACGGCCTTGGTCCTGTGATGTCTGGGAACACGGCGTATCCCGTCATCAACTGCCCACCTCTCACTCCTGACTGGGGTGCACAAGATGTCTGGTCATCCCTGCGTATGCCGAGCG GCCTCGGCTGCTCCACCATCCTCTCCCCTGAGGCTGCTGCTCAGTTTGCCGCGCAGATCTTCGGGCTGACCGACCACCTGGTGTGGTGCAAACTGAGGGCCTCCATGCTCAACACCTGGGCGTCTCTCAAACTGGCTGACAAGAAGTTACAGGCCTGCAGCCTCTGA
- the paics gene encoding multifunctional protein ADE2 isoform X2: MERGAERQRGGDREVAEEKGSVERQWGEAEVLALMSVWDEVGAQHVAESRTTFELISERLRRLSVVRSWWECQAKCRSLGLQSRKPDAAAGTSANYSPGVDGRPVESWEEEVEDVGNQRGVYPSSVTIPMQEGIKSLIHRALPYTASVAEEGGRHWTDDEVRALLCVWADRRIRERLKCTLRNKSIFQEMARQMQRNFGVVRNWKQCRTKYKNLKYDYKTAKSAHAVGGSAAGGPGKYMKFFDEVEAILLDRGLENGTMEMQKRLYDGETGAGRLQTTASENEVVIEIDDDDNSDDYDMDGDVEAKWRATDAHLTLTDPSSSDQFHVVTVSDTGRNWSDQEVRALIQVWSDERVCRQLESSTRKRDIFVQISNRLMQQGIERDWKQCHTKYKNLKYLYRSLQRGKSDEADPRRLMRFYDEVDAIMNRKTNGSSHDTGAADQQADSSRLEVLEGCEENERVDVYLKKTSTVTTGAGAAEDKTCSSDSVSSMCLDGTASTEELRLHGDQQHTLMSASEARVKREEVSSANRRMKRKAVDQDPTVQTPVKKLDTGSDKVEAQCKEEQDPIPIMKINSVCSIASPDPSPEREDCRLVKNPNMASTPELNIGQKLNEGKTKQIFEIVDQPGLVLVQSKDQITAGNAVRKDQMEGKAAIANKTTSCIFKLLQESGIKTAFVKQHSDTAFIAAHCEMIPIEWVCRRVATGSFLKRNPGVKEGYRFSPLKMEMFFKDDANNDPQWSEEQLLAAKFTLAGLTIGQCEVDIMNRSTVAIFEILEKAWATQNCTLVDMKIEFGVNVKTQEIVLADVIDNDSWRLWPAGDRSQQKDKQVYRDLKEVTPEAMQMVKRNFEWVSERVKLLLEPQGSGRVVVLMGSTSDMAHCEKIKKACTSYGIPCILRVTSAHKGPDETLRIKAEYEGDGVPTVFVAVAGRSNGLGPVMSGNTAYPVINCPPLTPDWGAQDVWSSLRMPSGLGCSTILSPEAAAQFAAQIFGLTDHLVWCKLRASMLNTWASLKLADKKLQACSL; encoded by the exons atggagagaggagcagagagacaaagaggaggTGATAGGGAGGTGGCAGAGGAAAAAGGCTCGGTGGAGAGGCAGTGGGGGGAGGCAGAGGTGCTGGCTCTCATGTCAGTGTGGGACGAGGTGGGAGCTCAGCACGTAGCTGAGAGCAGAACCACATTCGAGTTGATTTCAGAGCGTCTGAGGAGGCTCAGTGTTGTGCGCAGCTGGTGGGAGTGTCAGGCCAAGTGCAGAAGCCTGGGACTTCAGAGCAGGAAGCCTGACGCAGCAGCAGGCACTTCAGCAAACTACAGCCCAGGAGTGGATGGAAGGCCAGTGGAGAGCTGGGAGGAAGAGGTGGAAGATGTGGGTAATCAAAGAGGAGTCTACCCTTCCTCAGTCACTATCCCAATGCAGGAAG gtaTCAAGAGTCTCATCCATCGGGCTCTCCCTTACACTGCGAGTGTGGCTGAGGAGGGGGGCCGCCACTGGACGGACGACGAGGTGCGGGCACTGTTGTGCGTCTGGGCTGACCGGCGCATTCGAGAGCGCTTGAAGTGCACACTACGCAACAAATCAATCTTCCAGGAGATGGCCCGTCAGATGCAGAGAAACTTTGGGGTGGTGCGCAACTGGAAACAGTGTCGGACTAAATACAAGAACTTGAAATACGATTACAAGACTGCTAAAAGCGCACACGCTGTTGGAGGCAGCGCCGCAGGAGGCCCGGGGAAGTACATGAAGTTCTTCGATGAGGTGGAAGCCATCCTGCTGGACCGGGGACTGGAAAATGGGACCATGGAGATGCAGAAGAGGTTGTATGATGGAGAAACGGGAGCAGGGAGGCTGCAGACAACGGCCTCAGAAAATGAGGTTGTCATTGAAATTGATGATg aTGACAACAGTGATGATTATGACATGGACGGAGACGTGGAAGCAAAATGGAGAGCAACAG ACGCCCATCTGACACTCACAGATCCATCCAGCTCTGACCAGTTCCACGTGGTCACGGTGTCGGACACAGGCCGAAACTGGAGCGACCAGGAGGTGCGAGCGCTCATCCAAGTCTGGTCGGACGAGCGTGTGTGCAGGCAGCTGGAGAGCTCAACTAGAAAGAGAGACATCTTTGTCCAGATCTCCAACAGGTTGATGCAGCAGGGCATTGAACGCGACTGGAAGCAGTGCCACACTAAGTACAAAAACCTCAAGTACCTTTACCGTTCCCTTCAAAGAGGAAAGAGCGACGAAGCCGACCCCAGGCGCCTTATGAGGTTCTATGACGAGGTGGATGCCATTATGAATCGCAAAACAAACGGCTCGTCACATGACACAGGAGCTGCAGATCAACAAGCAGATTCAAGCAGACTTGAGGTGTTGGAGGGCTGTGAGGAGAACGAACGCGTAGATGTCTATTTGAAAAAGACGAGCACAGTGACCACAGGGGCGGGAGCAGCCGAGGACAAAACCTGTAGTTCTGATTCTGTCTCGTCTATGTGCCTTGATGGGACAGCAAGCACTGAAGAGCTGAGGCTGCATGGAGACCAACAGCACACATTAATGA GTGCCTCTGAAGCTCGGGTAAAGAGAGAGGAAGTCTCTTCAGCAAACAGAAGGATGAAGAGGAAAGCTGTGGATCAAG ACCCCACAGTCCAGACACCAGTTAAAAAGCTGGACACTGGCTCTGATAAGGTGGAGGCCCAGTGTAAAGAGGAGCAGGATCCCATCCCGATAATGAAGATCAATTCAGTCTGTTCAATCGCCTCACCCGACCCATCCCCAGAGAGAGAG GACTGTCGGTTGGTAAAGAACCCCAACATGGCCTCCACACCAG AGTTGAACATCGGCCAGAAGCTGAATGAGGGAAAGACAAAGCAGATTTTCGAGATCGTGGACCAGCCCGGACTGGTTCTGGTCCAGTCTAAAGACCAGATCACAGCTGGGAATGCGGTGAGGAAAGACCAGATGGAGGGAAAGGCTGCCATCGCCAACAAAACGACGAGCTGCATATTCAAGCTGCTTCAGGAATCTG GCATTAAGACTGCCTTTGTGAAGCAGCACTCGGACACAGCGTTCATCGCAGCCCACTGTGAGATGATTCCCATCGAGTGGGTTTGTCGCAGAGTCGCAACTGGATCATTCCTCAAGAGGAATCCAGGAGTCAAAGAAGGCTACCGCTTCTCCCCTCTGAAGATGGAGATGTTCTTCAAA GATGATGCCAACAACGACCCCCAGTGgtcagaggagcagctgctggcaGCCAAATTCACTCTGGCCGGACTCACCATCGGTCAGTGCGAGGTGGACATCATGAATCGCAGCACTGTGGCCATCTTTGAGATTCTGGAGAAGGCCTGGGCCACTCAGAACTGCACGCTGGTGGATATGAAG ATCGAGTTTGGCGTGAACGTGAAGACTCAAGAGATCGTCCTCGCCGATGTGATCGACAACGACTCGTGGAGGCTGTGGCCGGCTGGAGATCGAAGCCAGCAGAAAGATAAGCAG GTGTACAGAGACCTGAAAGAAGTTACTCCTGAggcgatgcagatggtgaaGAGGAACTTTGAGTGGGTCTCTGAAAGGGTCAAG CTGCTTCTGGAGCCCCAGGGCAGCGGCAGGGTGGTGGTTTTGATGGGCTCCACCTCAGACATGGCCCACTGTGAGAAAATCAAGAAGGCCTGCACCTCCTACGGGATCCCCTGCATCCTGAGAGTCACCTCTGCACACAAAGGTCCAGATGAGACACTCCGCATCAAAGCAGAATATGAAg GTGACGGCGTACCCACCGTGTTTGTGGCCGTAGCTGGCAGAAGCAACGGCCTTGGTCCTGTGATGTCTGGGAACACGGCGTATCCCGTCATCAACTGCCCACCTCTCACTCCTGACTGGGGTGCACAAGATGTCTGGTCATCCCTGCGTATGCCGAGCG GCCTCGGCTGCTCCACCATCCTCTCCCCTGAGGCTGCTGCTCAGTTTGCCGCGCAGATCTTCGGGCTGACCGACCACCTGGTGTGGTGCAAACTGAGGGCCTCCATGCTCAACACCTGGGCGTCTCTCAAACTGGCTGACAAGAAGTTACAGGCCTGCAGCCTCTGA
- the paics gene encoding multifunctional protein ADE2 isoform X3, whose product MRCSDWLSERAGGCDWLSEHDCRLVKNPNMASTPELNIGQKLNEGKTKQIFEIVDQPGLVLVQSKDQITAGNAVRKDQMEGKAAIANKTTSCIFKLLQESGIKTAFVKQHSDTAFIAAHCEMIPIEWVCRRVATGSFLKRNPGVKEGYRFSPLKMEMFFKDDANNDPQWSEEQLLAAKFTLAGLTIGQCEVDIMNRSTVAIFEILEKAWATQNCTLVDMKIEFGVNVKTQEIVLADVIDNDSWRLWPAGDRSQQKDKQVYRDLKEVTPEAMQMVKRNFEWVSERVKLLLEPQGSGRVVVLMGSTSDMAHCEKIKKACTSYGIPCILRVTSAHKGPDETLRIKAEYEGDGVPTVFVAVAGRSNGLGPVMSGNTAYPVINCPPLTPDWGAQDVWSSLRMPSGLGCSTILSPEAAAQFAAQIFGLTDHLVWCKLRASMLNTWASLKLADKKLQACSL is encoded by the exons ATGcgctgctctgattggctgtcagaACGAGCGGGgggatgtgattggttgtcagagcAC GACTGTCGGTTGGTAAAGAACCCCAACATGGCCTCCACACCAG AGTTGAACATCGGCCAGAAGCTGAATGAGGGAAAGACAAAGCAGATTTTCGAGATCGTGGACCAGCCCGGACTGGTTCTGGTCCAGTCTAAAGACCAGATCACAGCTGGGAATGCGGTGAGGAAAGACCAGATGGAGGGAAAGGCTGCCATCGCCAACAAAACGACGAGCTGCATATTCAAGCTGCTTCAGGAATCTG GCATTAAGACTGCCTTTGTGAAGCAGCACTCGGACACAGCGTTCATCGCAGCCCACTGTGAGATGATTCCCATCGAGTGGGTTTGTCGCAGAGTCGCAACTGGATCATTCCTCAAGAGGAATCCAGGAGTCAAAGAAGGCTACCGCTTCTCCCCTCTGAAGATGGAGATGTTCTTCAAA GATGATGCCAACAACGACCCCCAGTGgtcagaggagcagctgctggcaGCCAAATTCACTCTGGCCGGACTCACCATCGGTCAGTGCGAGGTGGACATCATGAATCGCAGCACTGTGGCCATCTTTGAGATTCTGGAGAAGGCCTGGGCCACTCAGAACTGCACGCTGGTGGATATGAAG ATCGAGTTTGGCGTGAACGTGAAGACTCAAGAGATCGTCCTCGCCGATGTGATCGACAACGACTCGTGGAGGCTGTGGCCGGCTGGAGATCGAAGCCAGCAGAAAGATAAGCAG GTGTACAGAGACCTGAAAGAAGTTACTCCTGAggcgatgcagatggtgaaGAGGAACTTTGAGTGGGTCTCTGAAAGGGTCAAG CTGCTTCTGGAGCCCCAGGGCAGCGGCAGGGTGGTGGTTTTGATGGGCTCCACCTCAGACATGGCCCACTGTGAGAAAATCAAGAAGGCCTGCACCTCCTACGGGATCCCCTGCATCCTGAGAGTCACCTCTGCACACAAAGGTCCAGATGAGACACTCCGCATCAAAGCAGAATATGAAg GTGACGGCGTACCCACCGTGTTTGTGGCCGTAGCTGGCAGAAGCAACGGCCTTGGTCCTGTGATGTCTGGGAACACGGCGTATCCCGTCATCAACTGCCCACCTCTCACTCCTGACTGGGGTGCACAAGATGTCTGGTCATCCCTGCGTATGCCGAGCG GCCTCGGCTGCTCCACCATCCTCTCCCCTGAGGCTGCTGCTCAGTTTGCCGCGCAGATCTTCGGGCTGACCGACCACCTGGTGTGGTGCAAACTGAGGGCCTCCATGCTCAACACCTGGGCGTCTCTCAAACTGGCTGACAAGAAGTTACAGGCCTGCAGCCTCTGA